One stretch of Bacillota bacterium DNA includes these proteins:
- the phoU gene encoding phosphate signaling complex protein PhoU has translation MRHPFDLKLQELQQSILRMGSMVEQTVSNAVRALAEQDTVLARKVVEFDDSIDDAQEAIEQSCMHAIALQAPLAGDLRLISAIVQIATDLERMGDHATNIAEVALRVGHTPLIKPLVDIPKMAQMAQNMLRQSLDSFVRRDTELAQRVGKMDDPVDEIYAALFDELADYVMRCDDPARGQQAINLLFVARDLERIADHASNVAERTIFAVTGTRVRFNKQPST, from the coding sequence AGACACCCTTTCGATCTCAAGCTTCAGGAACTCCAGCAGTCCATACTGCGGATGGGCAGCATGGTGGAGCAGACCGTGTCAAACGCAGTGCGGGCCCTCGCGGAGCAGGACACGGTCCTTGCGCGAAAGGTGGTTGAATTCGACGACTCCATCGACGACGCGCAGGAAGCTATCGAACAGTCGTGCATGCACGCAATTGCGCTTCAGGCCCCGCTCGCGGGGGATTTGCGGCTCATCAGCGCCATAGTCCAGATTGCCACGGACCTGGAAAGAATGGGTGACCACGCCACCAACATCGCGGAGGTGGCGCTCAGAGTCGGCCATACCCCCCTGATCAAGCCTCTTGTGGACATCCCGAAGATGGCGCAGATGGCGCAGAACATGCTGAGGCAGAGCCTCGATTCTTTCGTCCGCCGTGACACCGAACTCGCTCAGCGCGTTGGCAAGATGGACGACCCGGTGGACGAGATCTACGCTGCGCTCTTCGATGAACTAGCAGATTACGTGATGAGGTGCGATGACCCTGCCAGGGGGCAGCAAGCGATCAACCTCTTGTTCGTAGCCAGGGACCTCGAGAGGATTGCGGACCATGCCTCGAATGTCGCAGAGCGGACGATTTTCGCAGTCACCGGAACGAGGGTCCGCTTCAACAAGCAGCCATCAACCTAG
- a CDS encoding DEAD/DEAH box helicase: MDASRFIDSLRAARDYRGQAVWVETIPERQAQYGELEPELAPALRRVLSQMGITSLYTHQATAIDLVRRGEDVVVVTSTASGKTLCYNLPVIESLMAEQAGTALYLFPTKALAQDQQRGLARFLELDPDLPIRSGTYDGDTPDTTRKRLRENANIILTNPDMLHQGILPSHPSWYRFFSGLRFVVVDEIHAYRGVFGSNVANVLRRLERVCRHYRSKPVFICCSATIANPGELAEKITGRPVRVVDNDGAPRGARKFVFWNPPRITGSMERSSSNAEAERLMVRLIQDGVPTIVFVRARVVAELIYRYAQKSLLESAPSLARKIKPYRAGYLPSERREIEKQLFSGELLGVVSTNALELGVDIGTLDASLIVGYPGTIASTWQQAGRAGRKGHESLTVFVAHDLPIDQYLMRNPEYFFGRSPEHAITNPDNPYILWGHLRSAAMEMPISRSELDKFGEYAPALLQLLVEKGDIMPTRQGWRWIGRGFPANDVRLRSVSDDTYTIVDTTDGNRVIGTIDELSAFSQVHPEAVYIHDGETYLVENLNVEEKVAYIHKADVDYFTQSVTETRVQVVERDQAKAWRKCQPEFGDVTVTSLTFMFKKIKFYERDSIGFGKINLPANELSTTAFWLPLPENTLKLVAQYGRIPSEGLIGIGNAASAVVPLFAMCDPMDIGEVVDSTNTGVPTLFIYDRHQGGVGFAQKAYQMVEEVMEACLNLIENCSCDNGCPSCVGSPIPPFAQLDPDTSPRGRIPDKESALVILHNLLEREPYIPVHPPVSLWGRGASEDGQDQNQPGDEEAVPVTVKPLPEGVERRIRKMMGTLR, translated from the coding sequence TTGGACGCATCCCGGTTCATTGACTCTCTTCGCGCAGCCCGAGACTACCGCGGACAAGCTGTCTGGGTTGAGACCATACCCGAACGGCAGGCCCAGTACGGGGAACTCGAACCCGAACTCGCGCCGGCTCTCCGCCGGGTGCTCAGCCAGATGGGCATCACGTCTCTCTACACGCATCAAGCCACCGCTATAGACCTCGTCCGGCGCGGGGAGGATGTGGTGGTAGTAACCTCGACCGCGAGCGGCAAGACGCTCTGCTATAACCTTCCCGTTATCGAATCGCTCATGGCGGAGCAGGCAGGGACTGCACTCTACCTCTTTCCCACCAAGGCGCTTGCCCAGGACCAGCAGAGGGGGCTTGCACGGTTCCTGGAACTTGATCCGGACCTCCCTATCAGATCCGGTACGTACGATGGCGATACACCCGACACGACAAGGAAGAGACTTCGGGAGAACGCCAACATAATACTCACCAACCCGGACATGCTTCACCAGGGGATCCTCCCTTCCCACCCGAGCTGGTACCGGTTCTTTTCAGGCCTGAGGTTCGTTGTGGTGGATGAGATCCATGCGTACCGCGGCGTTTTCGGGTCCAACGTGGCGAACGTCTTGAGGAGACTCGAACGGGTGTGTCGGCACTACCGGTCCAAGCCAGTCTTCATCTGCTGCTCGGCCACGATCGCCAATCCCGGGGAGCTTGCGGAGAAGATTACCGGCAGGCCCGTGCGGGTAGTGGATAACGACGGGGCGCCACGAGGGGCGAGGAAGTTCGTATTCTGGAACCCCCCCAGGATCACCGGGTCCATGGAGCGGAGTAGCTCCAACGCCGAGGCCGAGAGGTTGATGGTCCGCCTCATACAGGACGGGGTGCCTACAATTGTTTTCGTGCGGGCAAGGGTCGTGGCGGAACTCATCTACAGGTACGCGCAGAAGAGCCTTCTGGAATCAGCTCCGTCCCTTGCGAGGAAAATCAAGCCCTACCGGGCCGGGTACCTTCCATCGGAACGCCGAGAAATCGAAAAGCAGTTGTTCTCCGGTGAACTACTGGGAGTGGTCTCAACTAACGCTCTTGAACTCGGGGTGGACATCGGCACTCTAGACGCAAGTCTGATCGTGGGGTATCCAGGGACTATCGCCTCCACCTGGCAGCAAGCTGGACGGGCGGGGCGGAAGGGGCATGAATCGCTCACAGTCTTTGTTGCGCACGATCTTCCGATAGACCAGTACCTCATGCGCAACCCTGAGTACTTCTTCGGCCGGTCCCCCGAGCACGCCATCACCAACCCCGATAACCCCTACATCCTCTGGGGACATCTGCGCTCGGCAGCGATGGAGATGCCGATCTCCCGGTCTGAGTTGGACAAGTTCGGTGAGTACGCCCCCGCCCTTCTGCAGCTGCTCGTGGAGAAAGGGGACATCATGCCCACCAGGCAAGGGTGGCGCTGGATAGGCAGGGGATTCCCGGCGAATGATGTCCGCCTTCGAAGCGTGTCCGACGATACTTACACCATTGTGGACACGACTGACGGAAACCGGGTGATCGGGACCATTGACGAGCTCTCGGCCTTCTCCCAAGTGCATCCTGAAGCTGTCTACATTCACGACGGCGAGACTTACCTTGTCGAGAACCTCAACGTGGAGGAGAAGGTTGCATACATTCACAAAGCGGACGTGGACTACTTCACACAAAGTGTGACCGAGACCCGGGTTCAGGTAGTAGAGCGGGACCAGGCCAAGGCTTGGCGCAAGTGCCAGCCGGAATTCGGCGATGTCACAGTCACCAGTCTCACTTTCATGTTCAAGAAGATCAAGTTCTACGAACGGGATAGTATCGGGTTCGGCAAGATAAACCTGCCGGCGAACGAGCTGTCTACCACAGCTTTCTGGCTCCCGCTCCCCGAGAACACCTTGAAGCTTGTGGCACAATACGGTAGGATTCCCTCAGAAGGCCTGATAGGAATCGGGAATGCGGCATCCGCTGTAGTGCCCCTCTTCGCCATGTGCGATCCAATGGACATCGGCGAAGTCGTAGACTCCACGAACACAGGGGTGCCCACCCTGTTCATCTACGATAGACACCAGGGAGGTGTGGGGTTCGCCCAGAAGGCCTATCAGATGGTTGAGGAAGTGATGGAGGCCTGTCTCAACCTGATTGAGAACTGCTCGTGTGACAATGGCTGCCCATCGTGTGTGGGTTCCCCGATACCCCCCTTCGCGCAGCTAGATCCTGACACCTCGCCGAGGGGAAGGATCCCAGACAAAGAGTCTGCGCTTGTAATACTCCATAATCTCCTCGAGCGCGAACCATACATCCCGGTCCACCCGCCCGTGAGTCTTTGGGGCCGAGGAGCCTCAGAGGACGGGCAGGATCAGAACCAGCCTGGGGATGAGGAAGCCGTCCCGGTTACCGTAAAACCGCTTCCAGAGGGGGTGGAGCGCAGGATCAGGAAGATGATGGGCACACTCAGGTAA
- a CDS encoding basic amino acid ABC transporter substrate-binding protein encodes MKKALAIVSLCIAFSLMLGATALGAAKPVLRVGTDATYPPFEFQDEKTGAYAGFDMDLIRAIGNAIDMDVQITSVQWDGIIPGLIAGNYDVIISAMTITDERLKAINFSDPYFTAGQVIVTLARDTSINTIDDLQGKKVAVQIGTTGDFAASEVRGATVKRFSTTPEAIQEVRNGGAAAAVIDLGVAAELAKEYKDIKYGSPFTLEYYGIAVRKKDTELLKKINRGLAAVKASGKYDEIFSKWFAGTN; translated from the coding sequence ATGAAGAAGGCCCTCGCAATTGTGTCTCTTTGCATTGCTTTCTCGCTCATGCTTGGCGCCACTGCACTTGGCGCGGCGAAGCCGGTTCTTCGTGTTGGTACTGACGCAACTTACCCGCCCTTCGAGTTCCAGGATGAAAAGACGGGCGCCTATGCCGGGTTCGACATGGATCTGATCCGGGCCATAGGCAATGCCATCGACATGGACGTCCAGATAACCAGTGTCCAGTGGGATGGAATCATCCCCGGGCTCATTGCGGGCAACTACGACGTCATCATCTCGGCTATGACCATCACGGACGAGCGCCTCAAGGCTATCAACTTCTCCGACCCGTACTTCACGGCAGGTCAGGTAATTGTCACCTTGGCCCGGGACACCTCCATCAACACCATAGACGACCTCCAAGGCAAGAAGGTCGCGGTCCAGATCGGAACCACGGGTGACTTCGCGGCGTCTGAGGTCCGGGGAGCTACCGTCAAGAGGTTCAGCACCACCCCTGAGGCCATCCAGGAAGTCAGGAACGGCGGGGCCGCGGCGGCGGTCATCGATCTAGGGGTCGCGGCGGAGCTGGCAAAGGAATACAAGGACATTAAGTACGGATCCCCGTTCACTCTCGAGTACTACGGAATTGCGGTGAGAAAGAAAGACACCGAACTTCTGAAGAAGATCAACAGGGGCCTCGCGGCAGTGAAGGCCTCCGGCAAGTACGACGAGATCTTCTCGAAATGGTTTGCCGGAACGAACTAG
- a CDS encoding amino acid ABC transporter permease: MDLDFSMIPRVMPALLVGALMTVELAILSVLIGFVIGSLTGIARVGKNHVMRLVATVYVDFIRGTPLLVQIFLVYFGLPVIIGRPVPPMIAALSALGINCGAYIAEIVRAGIQSIDRGQNEAARSLGLTYNQSMRYVVFPQAFRRIIPPLGNEFIAMLKDSSLVSVIAMEELLRKGQIVITRTFRPFEVYSVVAIMYLVMTLAISQLVRWSERRLKVVD, from the coding sequence GTGGATCTTGACTTCTCAATGATCCCCCGCGTGATGCCGGCGCTGCTGGTAGGCGCGTTGATGACTGTCGAGCTTGCGATCCTCTCAGTTCTCATCGGATTCGTAATAGGCTCGCTTACAGGCATCGCGAGGGTAGGCAAGAACCACGTCATGCGTCTTGTCGCCACTGTGTACGTTGACTTCATCCGGGGCACTCCACTCCTGGTTCAGATATTCCTAGTCTACTTCGGGCTCCCTGTGATCATTGGGCGCCCCGTTCCTCCCATGATTGCGGCGCTTTCGGCATTAGGCATAAACTGTGGCGCCTATATCGCTGAGATCGTCCGGGCGGGGATCCAGTCCATAGACAGGGGGCAGAACGAGGCGGCGAGGTCTCTCGGACTCACCTACAACCAGTCGATGAGGTATGTCGTCTTCCCACAGGCTTTCCGCAGGATAATCCCGCCTCTCGGCAACGAGTTCATCGCAATGCTCAAGGACTCTTCGCTGGTTTCCGTCATAGCCATGGAGGAGTTGCTCAGAAAAGGCCAGATCGTGATCACAAGGACATTCCGGCCATTCGAGGTGTACAGCGTCGTGGCCATAATGTACCTCGTCATGACCCTGGCCATATCCCAACTGGTCCGGTGGTCCGAGAGGAGGCTGAAGGTGGTTGATTAG
- a CDS encoding amino acid ABC transporter ATP-binding protein, which translates to MIRAVRLEKYFGRNHVLRGIDVVVRRQEVVVVIGPSGSGKSTFLRCLNLLETPSRGEIYFEDKLITDPLVDVNKIRTEMGMVFQRFNLFPHLKVIDNITLAPVKVRKLPIEEARARARELLAKVGIPEKENAYPEELSGGQQQRVAIARALAMRPKVMLFDEPTSALDPEMIGEVLDVMKNLAKEGMTMVVVTHEMGFAREVGDRILFMDEGMIVEEGEPEALLTNPKNPRTRSFLSKVL; encoded by the coding sequence TTGATTAGGGCAGTCCGCCTCGAGAAGTACTTCGGACGGAACCATGTACTCCGCGGCATAGACGTCGTGGTCAGGCGACAGGAGGTCGTGGTGGTCATCGGGCCTTCGGGGTCCGGGAAGAGCACTTTCTTGCGATGTCTCAACCTTCTGGAGACGCCTTCCCGAGGTGAGATATACTTTGAGGACAAGCTGATCACTGACCCTCTAGTAGATGTGAACAAGATCCGAACCGAAATGGGCATGGTGTTCCAGCGGTTCAACCTCTTCCCCCACCTGAAGGTGATCGACAACATCACCCTCGCCCCGGTCAAAGTGCGGAAACTCCCGATTGAAGAGGCCCGGGCCCGGGCGAGAGAACTCCTTGCCAAGGTTGGCATACCTGAGAAGGAGAATGCTTATCCGGAGGAGCTCTCCGGAGGGCAGCAACAGCGGGTGGCGATCGCCCGTGCTCTTGCCATGCGCCCGAAGGTGATGCTGTTCGACGAGCCCACGTCCGCACTCGACCCCGAGATGATCGGGGAGGTGCTGGATGTCATGAAGAACCTGGCCAAGGAAGGCATGACAATGGTGGTTGTCACCCATGAGATGGGCTTTGCGCGCGAGGTGGGCGACAGGATCCTGTTCATGGACGAGGGCATGATCGTGGAGGAAGGTGAGCCGGAGGCTCTCCTCACAAACCCCAAGAACCCGAGAACGAGGTCATTTCTGAGCAAGGTTCTGTGA
- a CDS encoding TlpA family protein disulfide reductase: protein MFRDTFSTFSRMVKRVLGGRSRSLLLLAACLAGAGIVAAVAQGLLGWPGEGGLSLHHLGGWGRNDGEGAEHPDGWKLPERASVGYPAPGFSVRSHEGVRASLSDFEGRVVLLVFWRTTSGACLSRMPALDQLHRECEHAGYAVVTVAVSQDAKTVEGYLSSSGFAVPTFLDPKGDLAREYGVTAVPTTFVIDGQGVVRDFRVGAMSYADMVRAIKNAQGTGP, encoded by the coding sequence GTGTTCAGGGATACGTTCTCTACGTTCTCTCGCATGGTGAAACGGGTACTTGGAGGGCGCTCCAGAAGCCTTTTGCTCCTCGCGGCCTGCCTCGCCGGTGCCGGGATCGTCGCCGCGGTGGCGCAAGGTCTGCTGGGGTGGCCCGGTGAAGGCGGACTGAGCCTTCACCACCTGGGGGGCTGGGGGCGCAATGACGGGGAGGGTGCTGAACACCCTGATGGGTGGAAGCTTCCGGAGAGGGCGTCTGTGGGCTATCCTGCTCCCGGGTTCTCGGTCAGATCTCATGAGGGTGTCCGGGCAAGCCTGTCCGACTTCGAGGGAAGGGTCGTGCTCCTGGTGTTCTGGCGGACCACATCCGGAGCGTGCCTTTCACGGATGCCTGCTCTCGATCAGTTGCACCGGGAGTGTGAGCACGCGGGGTATGCAGTAGTTACAGTGGCAGTCTCCCAGGATGCTAAGACTGTCGAAGGCTACCTCTCGTCCAGCGGGTTCGCGGTGCCCACATTCCTCGACCCCAAAGGGGATTTGGCCCGCGAGTACGGGGTGACGGCAGTCCCCACCACTTTCGTCATCGATGGACAGGGCGTGGTCAGGGACTTCCGGGTCGGCGCGATGAGCTACGCGGATATGGTCCGCGCCATCAAGAACGCGCAGGGAACAGGGCCTTAA
- a CDS encoding phosphatase PAP2 family protein, translating into MAGPAVFEFLRGLATPALDSIMKVITNLGADTFYMAVIPVIFWCVSKPFGFSLGMVTAVSSHFNILLKFAFRVPRPYVTYPHLNAPEFLLKTGTGWSFPSGHAQGTATFWTYVAASVKKRWVTWVAAVVIVLVSFTRVYATVHYPSDVVVGAVLGIAAVLVFIWAQERLARSNPIPSIGGRIGASIAVPGLVFLVSSFDPNLASESAQTLGFVMGLGIGYTLEEAYIRYDVRAALPVQVLKALLGLGVLMGLRVGLKAILPPAPFFSVLRYAVMALWATYVAPLAFKALFPARS; encoded by the coding sequence TTGGCAGGGCCGGCAGTCTTTGAGTTCTTGCGCGGCCTCGCAACGCCCGCGTTGGACTCAATCATGAAGGTTATCACGAACCTGGGTGCAGACACTTTCTATATGGCAGTCATACCAGTCATCTTCTGGTGCGTGAGCAAGCCGTTTGGGTTCTCCCTGGGGATGGTCACCGCGGTGTCTTCTCACTTCAACATCCTTTTGAAGTTCGCCTTTCGCGTTCCTCGTCCCTACGTGACATATCCCCATCTCAATGCCCCGGAGTTTCTGCTCAAGACAGGGACCGGGTGGTCTTTCCCGAGCGGCCATGCGCAGGGGACCGCCACATTCTGGACTTATGTCGCGGCATCTGTCAAGAAGCGCTGGGTAACCTGGGTGGCCGCGGTTGTGATCGTGCTGGTTTCGTTTACCCGAGTGTACGCGACTGTCCACTACCCCTCGGACGTGGTCGTCGGGGCGGTGCTGGGCATCGCCGCGGTACTTGTCTTCATCTGGGCGCAAGAACGCCTCGCGCGCTCGAATCCCATACCCTCCATAGGAGGGAGAATAGGAGCATCCATAGCCGTTCCTGGCCTGGTCTTCCTGGTCTCCTCCTTCGACCCCAACCTCGCGTCAGAGTCCGCGCAGACTCTCGGGTTCGTTATGGGTCTCGGTATCGGATATACACTGGAAGAGGCTTACATCCGCTACGATGTGAGGGCAGCCCTGCCTGTACAAGTGCTCAAAGCCCTCCTGGGCCTGGGCGTCCTCATGGGCCTCAGGGTGGGGTTGAAGGCTATCCTTCCTCCTGCCCCCTTCTTCAGCGTGTTGAGGTACGCGGTAATGGCGTTGTGGGCCACCTACGTCGCTCCCCTTGCCTTTAAGGCCCTGTTCCCTGCGCGTTCTTGA
- a CDS encoding sugar kinase encodes MIVSVGDIMVDVYFSFPDQRNPRTDTVGRIELSGGGSAANFAVWVARAGRQSALVGRIGADSIGMAVEQELRAEGVRLFLARDPECDTGRVGVIVGHGGERDMICDRRANARLSPEDVPKAVIARAEWVHISGYTFFESGPAAAARMCIEVAVSHGIPVSVDPAAYAFIRKVGRHAFRDLCAGATAILPNIDEGRAMTGLDGPEEIAESLLAQFEVVALKLGADGCLGMRRGTHQTVRERVRLDAIPTLAVDTTGAGDAFDAGFVLEYSRTQDLRKALEQGNEMGAMVAGQQGARARRA; translated from the coding sequence TTGATCGTTAGTGTCGGAGACATCATGGTTGACGTGTACTTCAGCTTTCCGGACCAGAGAAACCCACGCACGGACACCGTGGGACGGATCGAGCTTTCTGGGGGAGGGTCCGCAGCGAACTTCGCGGTGTGGGTCGCCAGGGCAGGTCGCCAGTCCGCACTTGTGGGCAGGATCGGTGCCGATTCCATCGGAATGGCGGTCGAGCAGGAACTTCGGGCGGAGGGTGTGAGGCTGTTCCTCGCGCGCGACCCCGAATGCGACACTGGCAGGGTCGGGGTGATTGTGGGCCACGGCGGGGAAAGAGACATGATCTGTGATCGCCGTGCGAACGCCCGGCTTTCGCCGGAGGATGTTCCGAAGGCAGTCATCGCGCGGGCCGAATGGGTGCACATCTCTGGATACACTTTCTTCGAGAGTGGCCCGGCGGCTGCGGCCCGAATGTGCATTGAGGTGGCAGTGTCGCACGGGATCCCTGTCTCGGTGGACCCGGCGGCCTACGCGTTCATCAGGAAGGTTGGGCGCCACGCTTTCCGGGATCTGTGCGCCGGCGCTACGGCAATCCTGCCAAACATCGACGAGGGCCGGGCCATGACCGGGCTCGACGGTCCAGAAGAGATAGCTGAGAGCCTTCTCGCGCAATTCGAAGTCGTGGCCCTGAAATTGGGTGCCGACGGATGCCTGGGCATGCGGCGGGGCACGCACCAGACGGTGCGGGAACGCGTTCGCCTGGATGCAATCCCCACGCTGGCCGTCGATACTACCGGGGCAGGAGATGCCTTCGATGCCGGGTTCGTCTTGGAGTACTCCCGGACGCAAGACCTGCGTAAGGCGCTTGAGCAGGGCAACGAGATGGGGGCGATGGTCGCAGGGCAACAGGGAGCTCGAGCCCGGCGGGCTTGA
- a CDS encoding DMT family transporter yields MRILSLALLAAAVSGVAMAFQGVVNAAASRVIGLVETTFVVLLSGAAVTGVGLILGLGGGGLGKIGSTPWWALLGGPVGPIITFAVAYGIRKTGAVNATTAIIVGQIGMAAIIDHLGWLGAEKLAFSPFKLVGVALLAVGARILLG; encoded by the coding sequence TTGCGGATTCTGAGTCTTGCCCTTCTCGCGGCGGCGGTGAGTGGCGTGGCGATGGCGTTCCAGGGTGTGGTGAACGCTGCAGCGTCCCGTGTGATTGGCCTTGTCGAGACTACATTCGTCGTGCTCCTGTCCGGAGCAGCCGTCACTGGAGTAGGGTTGATCCTTGGATTGGGAGGAGGGGGCCTAGGCAAGATAGGTTCGACCCCCTGGTGGGCCCTTCTGGGGGGCCCTGTCGGTCCCATCATCACTTTCGCGGTGGCCTACGGAATCCGGAAAACAGGCGCTGTGAACGCCACCACCGCGATAATTGTAGGGCAGATCGGAATGGCTGCCATTATCGACCATCTCGGTTGGCTCGGGGCAGAGAAACTGGCCTTCAGCCCGTTCAAACTCGTGGGCGTGGCTCTGCTCGCGGTGGGCGCCCGGATACTGCTGGGTTGA
- a CDS encoding peptide ABC transporter substrate-binding protein — protein sequence MRRLLTILVCSIMVLAVLPIGATAQRLAKNQVASYDLGAEPETLDPAMSTGIPEAIVELSCFEGLTRLDEKDTPRPAIAESWTISPDGTLYTFKLRKTKWSDGTLLTAHDFEWAWKRALAPETASEYAIQLWYLKNGQAYNEGTIKDASLVGVKATDDYTLVVRLEHPTAYFLSLCAFPTLMPVNRKVVEANPTGWFQNPATYIGNGPFKVAKWEHNSVLELVKNPNYWDAANVKLEKVIMYLIDDRNTVLSMFETDQIDMAEDPPTTEMPRLEREGLLKFSPYIGTYYYMFNVNKPPVNDPRVRKALTMAIDRAAIIKYVTRAYQTPAFAYTPYGLPDAAPGSDFRKVGGNYFKEDLEAAKKLLAEAGYPGGKGFPTLSILYNTHEGHRRIAEAIQEMWKKNLGINVVLTNQEWKVYLASRDAGDFQVARAGWIGDYLDAMTFMDMWITDGGNNDTGWGDKRYDDLIDRAKRTADPATRMKMLHEAEAILMDAMPIMPIYFYTNPYMCKDWLVGVGRSVLGFVDFSKAYVLER from the coding sequence ATGCGGAGGTTGCTGACCATTCTTGTGTGTTCCATCATGGTGCTCGCTGTTCTGCCCATAGGGGCGACCGCGCAGAGACTTGCCAAGAACCAAGTCGCTTCCTACGACTTGGGGGCGGAACCCGAGACGCTCGACCCGGCGATGTCCACCGGCATCCCCGAGGCCATTGTCGAGCTGAGCTGCTTCGAGGGCCTCACCAGGCTGGATGAAAAAGACACACCCCGGCCAGCCATTGCAGAGTCTTGGACCATCAGTCCTGATGGGACTCTCTACACCTTCAAGCTCAGGAAGACCAAATGGTCCGATGGGACCCTGCTCACCGCTCATGATTTCGAGTGGGCGTGGAAGCGTGCCCTGGCCCCCGAGACTGCCTCAGAGTACGCGATACAGCTGTGGTACCTGAAGAACGGCCAGGCGTACAACGAGGGCACAATCAAGGATGCCTCCCTGGTCGGCGTGAAAGCCACCGACGACTACACCCTCGTGGTAAGGTTAGAGCACCCGACCGCCTACTTCCTCTCGCTATGCGCGTTCCCGACGCTCATGCCTGTGAACCGCAAGGTCGTTGAGGCAAATCCGACGGGCTGGTTTCAGAACCCCGCGACCTACATAGGCAACGGGCCCTTCAAGGTGGCGAAGTGGGAGCACAACTCCGTCCTGGAACTTGTTAAAAACCCGAACTACTGGGATGCGGCCAATGTGAAGCTGGAGAAGGTCATCATGTACCTGATCGATGACCGTAATACCGTCCTTTCTATGTTCGAGACCGATCAGATCGACATGGCCGAGGACCCTCCCACCACAGAGATGCCCAGGTTGGAGCGGGAGGGCTTGCTCAAGTTCTCGCCCTATATTGGCACCTACTATTACATGTTCAACGTGAACAAACCGCCGGTGAATGATCCCCGCGTAAGGAAGGCACTCACCATGGCGATAGACCGGGCGGCCATCATCAAGTACGTAACCCGGGCCTACCAGACCCCAGCCTTTGCGTATACTCCATATGGGCTGCCGGACGCCGCCCCAGGCTCAGACTTCAGGAAGGTCGGCGGTAACTACTTCAAGGAGGATCTAGAAGCTGCAAAGAAGCTCCTGGCCGAAGCGGGCTATCCCGGAGGCAAGGGCTTCCCGACTCTGAGCATTCTGTACAATACCCACGAGGGCCACAGGAGGATCGCTGAAGCCATACAGGAAATGTGGAAGAAGAACCTGGGGATCAACGTGGTCCTCACGAACCAGGAGTGGAAGGTCTACCTGGCATCGCGTGACGCTGGCGACTTCCAGGTCGCCCGCGCTGGCTGGATCGGTGACTATCTGGACGCTATGACCTTCATGGACATGTGGATCACGGACGGCGGCAACAACGACACCGGCTGGGGTGACAAGAGGTATGACGACCTCATCGACCGCGCGAAGAGAACCGCGGACCCTGCCACCCGAATGAAGATGCTTCACGAGGCCGAGGCCATCCTGATGGATGCCATGCCGATCATGCCGATCTACTTCTACACCAATCCTTACATGTGCAAGGACTGGCTCGTGGGTGTCGGGAGATCGGTTCTGGGCTTCGTCGACTTCTCCAAGGCTTACGTTCTCGAGCGATAG
- a CDS encoding ABC transporter permease has translation MLAYILRRLVSVAMVVFVVTTATFFLMHAIPGGPFTREKALAPQIKRNIEARYRLNDPLWKQYVDYMRNLIRWDLGPSYKHQGRTVNDIINEGFPVSAKLGALAIVFSLAVGVPAGIIAAIKQNRWQDNVVMAAAIIGVSVPSFVLATLLMYVFAVKLRWLPAALWGTPKHAIMPMLALSGFPTAFFARLTRSSTLEVLSQDYIRTARAKGLAWFVVIYRHVVKNAILPVVTYLGPLIANVLTGSFVVESIFAIPGLGRYYVTSIYNRDYTTILGVTVFYSILLVGLNFLVDIAYGYVDPRIKLVRVRE, from the coding sequence TTGCTCGCGTACATCCTGCGCAGGCTCGTTTCAGTGGCCATGGTTGTCTTCGTCGTCACCACTGCGACCTTCTTTCTCATGCATGCCATACCAGGAGGGCCATTCACACGGGAGAAAGCCCTCGCACCCCAGATCAAGCGGAACATCGAGGCCAGGTACAGGTTGAATGACCCTCTGTGGAAGCAGTACGTGGACTACATGCGAAACCTCATAAGGTGGGATCTGGGGCCTTCGTACAAACACCAGGGAAGGACTGTCAACGACATCATAAACGAAGGCTTCCCCGTGTCAGCGAAACTCGGCGCGCTGGCCATCGTGTTTTCGTTGGCGGTTGGAGTGCCGGCGGGTATCATCGCCGCCATAAAGCAGAACAGATGGCAGGATAACGTGGTGATGGCCGCCGCCATTATCGGAGTGTCGGTTCCCAGTTTCGTTCTGGCCACTCTGCTCATGTATGTCTTCGCGGTCAAGCTTCGATGGTTGCCGGCGGCCCTGTGGGGAACTCCCAAGCACGCCATCATGCCGATGCTCGCCCTGTCCGGGTTCCCGACGGCGTTCTTCGCAAGACTCACAAGGTCTAGCACTCTCGAGGTACTCTCCCAGGACTACATCAGGACGGCCAGGGCCAAGGGGCTTGCATGGTTCGTGGTGATATACCGCCATGTGGTGAAGAATGCGATCCTGCCCGTGGTCACCTACTTGGGCCCTCTCATTGCGAATGTCCTTACGGGAAGCTTCGTGGTGGAGAGTATCTTCGCCATACCCGGCCTGGGACGCTACTACGTGACGAGCATCTACAACCGAGACTACACGACGATCCTAGGGGTGACCGTGTTCTACAGCATCCTCCTCGTGGGCCTGAACTTCCTTGTGGATATCGCCTACGGGTACGTGGACCCCAGGATCAAGTTGGTCAGGGTCAGGGAGTGA